ACCGAGCCACATTTTGTTTACAATGGCATTATAAGCTGCCCTTCTGGAGTACAGAGTACATGACCTTGCTGACTCAGCCATGGCCTCAAGCCAGAGCCCTAGTCCTACCTTGTGAACCTCAtgctctcattcacacacatataagcaagcacatacacacaagagTAGACATGCCATAAAAATAGTCTGAATACAGAGGTTCCAGaaaggtgtctttttttttaggacagGTTTTAGAACTCAGTTCTAGAGCTTCACTCTTGGGCTGGAGTGGTTCTAGATCACTGTTCTTTGTCTAGAGAGGTACTAGAACAACCACCATCTTTATTTGTTGTCTGGGAAGGTTCCAGAACTTCTtcttttgttgctgtttgtctgtttccttAACAATGGCAGCATTATTCTATTGTGTTCTAATAGCAAGTTCCTTTTTTAGGCATTTCTGTAGCCAAGTGTTTCTATCATTGTTCTTCCCCAGAATAGGCTAGGCAGTTAATTAATTTGTACATCACAAATGTAGCATTGCACTCCTATAATATAAAGACTGACAATGGACAGTTAAAAATGCCTATAAATATCGATACAGCTAAACCAGAGACATATCGTCTTTTCCCCCCTATATTCTTACTTGTAAAGACCTGGTGACTATATTACCCACAATTCAACTCGTCTCGACCACCGTCAGTTCAGTCTGAGATTCAGGTGTGGTAAACTGGTAGTGGCTAATCTAGTTTTGAGCCACTGGCTATAAACAGAAATGAGAAGCGGGCCAGAGAGGTCTGGTAAAACTCCCCAtccacagatttttttaattttacatctTGAAGTCTTCAGAGATCTTGGTCGGATTTCACATACTCAGTGGTAGGGTACTCCCCAAAGCCTGGATAGAGATTGTGCAAAGTTGGCGGAGTTCCCCTTTAAGACTGCTAGAAAATGCTGATGTTCCTAATTCCAGCAATACATAATGAAATTTAAGGAACAACTGACTGTATAACCTTTATGATTCTGAATCATCCGCACAAACCCTTCTACAGTCTTTAATAAAAAGGATAATGTTGGTGATCATTTTTTGCTGCCATCTGCCTTTCATTTTATATCCATAGCATATTTCATAGTTTTATTGACCTTATTTAGAAAACATTCCTTTATTTGCCAGCTGTTGATTTACTGTTTCCCTTTTCGAGCCAGGAGTCATAAAGCTGCTCATGCCCTGGATCACTGAGATATTTTAGGTTTGTACACAGTCATATAAAAAGTTTACACCTACCAATTCCTCTGTGTATTGTTTTGTGCTGGTTGAGCAGTTTCACTCGAATGCTCTTTGTCCAGAAACACACTGCAAGTAATGACGGTTATATCCTGAAGGAATCTAAAAGCCGACACTTGGCTCATGTCAGTGGTATTACAGGGGCCGTATAACCGGGTGGAGCTCTATGAGCAGAGGGCAGTGAGAAGTAGCTTTGGGATACACTTTAAAAGTTGGCCAGGTGATTTGTCCCGGTCTGTGGGGCATTTCTGAGATGCATTTCTGATTCTGAATTAAGTTGACATTAATATGAGTAGATCACATGTTTTGCTTGTTCACAGGGGTTTTCAGATTGCAAAGACAGACCTGGTGCTTGTTGAGCTCGGCCACACGGAGGTTCCACTCCTCCTCGGTCATCTCTGCTCCAGCATCTGCTGTCTCCAAAGCTGCCGTTTTGTCTGGACAGataacaaaaaagtcaaaaatggcCCCGGGGCATTGGTCTTAGTTTCTGAGTGagatcaaaagaaaaaattgcTTAAAGATAATCTTCAGTATTTCAACTCACCAGTGCAGGTCATAGCGGTGCAGACCCAGTTgccgcatgcacacacacagcggttACACTCTACCTGGGTCTCTGCTCCGTCCTCATATGTTTCATCCTCCAAGGCACATTCTGCAGGAAGAGACAGGGAAAACTATTCAGCTAAAACCCCAGATAATGGACTGTAGAAGAATGATAAGAGAAACAGAATTACACTGTAATCAATTTCCATGACCAAGGCTTGTCAGCATTTCAAAATGCCACAGTAGCTGCATTTTACATGCCTTTGGCAAGTTTTAGCTTACTAAACAAAAGTCAGCAAATCTGCCTACAGCCATATCAAGCAACTTAAGCTGAGTGTCCATAAAGTGTTTGGTGgcacaaaaaaagtcagagcACTCTGAAATTTTTTTTGGCTGCAGCaccaaaaaagacatttgtaaaacatttaagatGTGTATCATTCTATTTCAGGCTTGAACATCATGATTTCACAAGAAACCTCATATCCGTGGTAACCCTGGAATTtctaaatacaaacatacaaagtcattcaaatatttgtgtgtgtccttgagTCTGTTGAAGCTCCAGGGTTCAGTGCTCTgttggaacattttttttatgtccgtGGATCTGCTTCCTGTGAACTTTATCCCAGAAATACTGGCCTCACATGACCGGACAGACTGCTGTGACTATCTGAAAACTCTGACTGTATCTCAAACGATTCAGAAAAGCAATTTGAGCCTCATTTCAACAGTTTGATGGGTGTCGGGACTGCCTGACTGAGTTTATGTCATTTCATCCATGCACTATATCTACTGAAGTGTAAATATGTCAAAGTATACAAACTGTCACTTTAAGCTCACTTTTCTCTGGTGGATTGAAGCCAGGCTTCAGGCAGTTGAGGAACTCATCAAAGCTCAGCTTCCAGTCAGCGTTCTCATCAGAGAGTTCAATGAGGGCATCAACACACAGGCTCCTGGAAAGGACAGATATACATGCAAacaattaataaacattattgcCTCATACAGTGGCAACAGAACATTGCatcaaaaataatgaagaaataataataataataataatcaatcctttattatcccacaatggggaaattatttctctgcatttaacccatcccggaggagcagtgggctttGAAGtttgggagcaacttggggttctTGCTCAGGGACACCTTAAAATGTTGCCGGTAAACAGatgggtttgaaccaccaaccttgtggttacgggacaagcgctctacctcatgtgccacagccgccacgttataataatacataataatacgTTTAGTGTTTTATCCATTACAGAACAGGTGTTTATGCCAGTTCAGCCTCCCACAAGTGGCTTCAGGTAAAGTTTGCACAGGCTAGATATAGTTCAATGACTTTTGGCTGCAAATCTTAAAATAGCATATCGGCAAAAagatgtgtatctgtgtgtgcaaGCATTACCACAGAAGCGAATGTTGACAGAGTTTGAAGGGAAGAATGCAAAAGGTAGCTGACTTTTTCCCTCCATCCTGTCCTCATAGAAGGTCATATAAGCATGcaaactgataaacaaacacactgacctgAGCAGCTTGTTGCTCTCCTTGTCCGCGTAGGACTGCAACTCCACAACGGAATCATTTTGCTGGATGAATTTGAGCAGTTCTGAGGAGTCCAGCTGAGAGTCACCATTGTCGTACGACTGCAGAATCACAGAGAAACGGTAGAGGCACAGTTAACTCTTATGAACAAAAAGAAATTTCATAACTTTTAGACTGCCTTATACAAACAGTATATCTTCAGGGGTCACTCTATATTGGGATCGATCTATGTCATGTgtgaacaatgaaaaaaatactcattGGTGTATCTGATAGACAGGTAAATCTAGGCTACCAGTAAATTTGCCATCACTGCCACAACATATACCTAGAGCACACCAGTTGCCAAGACAATCATCCCATCCCATAAAGTGAAATCAGTTTTGCTTCAAGTACTGCCTCTACTTACAGCCTGTACTTCTgttgtaatatttcaaaatggGGCTGGAGCAGCAATGGAGCATGAAATATTCGATTCATATAGTAATTTCTGGCATGCGTCTTCATTCATCAGTACATTATCTGTACCCGCTCATCCTTTTACTGTGTTGCGGGGTGGCTGGGGCCAATCCCAGCTCGCATTAGGCGAgtggtacaccctggacaggtcgccagattATCTCAGAGCTGACGTATAGAaccagacaaccattcacaccacaacattgtatgtttttacatattttattatttgtataattcTAGGACGCCTTATAACACCAGGCAAAGAGACTGATGATGAAAACTAGTCTTTCAGCTTTTTCGGGTATTGTAAATTTCTTTGAATACTGATCAATGCGCACTGTCCCTTTCCAAATAAAGAAATTGGAATCTCCAGGTAATTCAGAGTCAACAATTAATCTGACCTGCTGGAGAacctggagaaaaacaaatgctaACTCTGGGAGAACATGCAAAATCCACACAGAAAGGCCCAAACCAGCCAGTGTGTTAGCTATgtggcgacagtgctaaccactgcACAACCATGCCGCCCTGTACTTTTTTACATGCCTGCAATTGTTCAAATTGCTCATTAACCTAAAGACAGTGAATTACTATCCCTGCAgggcaacataaaaaaagatttaaaatagtTCAACGGTAATAGCGGTGGTCCTTGAGACCATTAGATGCTATACAAAGTTAGCAGTAAGTATACTCTCAAAATATGCAACAATTGTCTTTGGTTGGAAAGAccagacaaataaaaactgctaTTATCACAAATTTTTCAAATGATTATCTGCTCTTATGCTTTAATGTCACCCATGTAAGCCTATATAGTGGCAGGGGTCCTCATCTGCAGGAAAGAGATCCTCATTACTCATTACAACTGAATTATAACCATCAGCTGACAAGCATGAAAGGTTTGACACATGGATAATTAGACACAGTCTGGGGTGGCTTTAAGGATCAGGGGGGTTGAAAGAGGCCCATAACAGAAAACTAACCCTGGGTACTCTGTAAAAAGAATGTCTACGAGCAAGTGTGTGCAGTAATTGAGACCAGGGTCCATTCAGTTCTGTCCTTAGAAAAGAAGCCGACCTTAAAGTACTTGAGCAGGATGTCAGAGAAGTTGGATCCCTTGACAAACCAGCCGTCTGGGACGACCTCAGTCTGCAGCCACTGGATCACACGGCCCCTCAGCTCGTTACGGTCAGCCGCATAGCAAACCACTGCAGGGGTGAAAGCATTTCTGTAGGTCAAcagcattaataaataatacaaaggGTAAACTGTATCTTGTAAGCTATATCACAATTGATTCCTGTCTTTTTGTGCATGTGAAGTATTTCTATGTTCATCAATTCCTTTCCATCAGACcataaatatcataatattatatatttatcatacatAAAAACTCACCTGGGCTGGCAGCTGcttgttctgttttcttctctaaaaattattaaacaagagagaaagaatattacatttgaagCAAAAAACGACAATCGATTGAACAGCATTAACTTGATTCAGATAAATGGAGATAAACTGTCACTGAGCACTTGGCCAAAGGTCTGCAAAGAGGAGAGTATGACATAACTTTCCCCCTGTTTCTGCCACAGCACTGATCAATGTTCAGTTCAGCGGGGACAGAGACACAGTACGGCATCACCAAGTGTGAGCTGTGAAAGTTCACTCCAGATAAGATGCTTATATTAGATGCATTAATAGATAAGTCAAGGCCAGGAGTGTGCAGTGACGTGTGGGTGGCCTCATATGGCTTGACTATCAACCCGTTCACCTCACATATCAGTTTCATGATGGACTAGTGCAGGGATCATATACTTATCAGTTCTAATAACTTTATTCAGTGTTATCAGACGGTGTATCATCTGACAGCTGAGCCAAATGTGTTATAATGTGTGATAAAATATGGTTGCATCATTGTTGCCGGCCAGAAGAAAGCCGTTTAGGGGTAATAAACTTGAGGGCTTACTATCCACATTGGGGCCTGCATTTGAAACACGACAACTGACAACAGAACACTGAGGAAGAGGAATGCACCGATCTGACATGCCATATTGGTGTTGGTGTCAATACTGACATTAATACTCTGACTGATCTGCAATAAATGCAGTTCTTTGGTAAAtagcattaaaaaatgtttccactgcctgtttaattaatttaattaattcagtCATGGCAGGCCTCCACCTCAGTTTTTAGTGACACAAATTCTGGTCTCATATCATCTTACAGAAAAGGCACTCTATGCAGTGCAGTGTATGCAATTGTGAAAAAGGAGAGCACTGGCATTGCTTGGTAGCAGCAGATCACCAGGAGAGAAAAACTTGGATCACTGCATCCCTGGTCAGCAACACTCATATAAGCTTACCAATAAAGTGTGGCTGCAGTAGCACTAAAAATGGTATAGGTTATTTTTAACCACTACATCAAAAGCCAAAGTTCTTCAAGGATCAAGTTTAAAACATGTCTAAAATACCCACGTGGAATTGTAGGAATATGGTTTCTAGGAGGGGCCCCTCTGCTCTTTTATCCTGATTTGGCTGCTCTTCCAGAAAAGTATTCCTGACTATAAGAACACTTAATCTCTTgataagtttatttttattattattcatttatggCATGATTATGGTCTTAACCACACGTGGGGGTGTCACTTAGTAGATTTGTAAAAGTGACCCTGGGAACAACAGTTGAATAACCAAGgtaaaaaatgaactttcaatctaaactgtttaattttttaaaatgctctaaaaaaagacattgtaaCATCTAAAATTCCATGAGTACTTGGCCAACTCCATCTGCTGGGGAATATTGTGTGATACAATGAGAAGCTCCGCAACAGCTTCTAGTGAACCCTGTGGTGagacttttacattttgtgttatgGTGTTTTGTGCTTCTGCTGCTCGTACCGTGGCAGTGTCCATCGTGGGCCACCTGGATCTTCAAGCCAGTCAGACAAGCATCCCTGTGGAGCTCACAGTGATTCCTGTAAGTCTTACCATTGCTGCCACACACTGACCTCTTGTGGGGCTTACAGCTCTggaaagggagaggaagaaaaaatcaATCTAAGTCAattcagtattattatttttttattctctacAATCCCACTCCTTTCTTGGATGGAAGTGATGTACCTTGgtctctgcagagctgcagagccgCTCACCTAACACTCACCTCTATACACAGACAGCTGGGCTCCCCTTTCTCTGTAACGGTACACTCTCTTCCGGCCCCACAGAACACATTGGCACACACTTTGCTCTTGCTCTGCAGCTCCTGAAAGTAAAGAAACATATTGTTAGCACTACAGAAATAACACTGGTTTCTACAGATTTCACCCACAGGGCGGCGCTGTTACCCTATTACTCTAACAGACCCATTTAGAGGCACTGAGAAGGTGCAgaccacattttaaaacacaaaccaaacacacatttggAATTGGATTCGAATCCTAAGAATTACACTTTTACATTTATCTAATTGCCACCAAATTTTGCAAATTACATAAGATCCAACTGTACGTGTGGCCTGTTTAACAAAAACTGGTTACATTGTTTAATTTCAGACAAATTTAAAACACGCTGCTCATATCAACACTGAGCCATCCTGCAAAGTTTAATGGCATTCCCCCTCTTGATGACTCTAcctgaaattaaaaaattaaaatggcCATAATAACTTTGTTATGCATGATTCAGATACCCTGAAAAATAATGACTGCAATCTGTCAATCGGCAGGATTACCTGTGATTGTGAATTTTGATTAAGATTTTGTTTAAAATCTAAACATCTCTATTCTTAAATTAACACGTTGAGAACCTTATGCTTCCTGGTAATGGTCTTATCCCTGTTCATACTTTAGTGTTGCCTTTTTGGTGTCTTGTGACCCAGGTATGTTTGCCAGTAGTTGCCATGTCAACGATGTCCAGGCGCTGACCTTACTCTACTAAGTAAAGCTGATGTCTTTAGCGTACATAACACCAGGCAATGCTGCAAATTAAAACAGCTGGGGAGTTGACAACAGTCTTCTGTGTGAGTGGAAGGGAAACAAAGACTGAAGACAGAATGTGAAGCATGCAGGCAAAAATAACTACAACCAAACTGTTGgctcaaaacaaaccaaaagaaaaaatctaatGTTTCTAGTATTTCAGTGCCAGTTAACCAATTATTTTCTAGAACATTAAGTCAGTCTCATTTTCTCTGGTTGACATTTGCCTTTGttagtttgtctttgttttttgaagaaTTTCGCCTGAAGACTTGAAACGCCAAAAAATGACTTCACTGCTGCTATAAACCAACCAATCACAACACGCCAAGCGGAGCTCCAAGAGCTGCTTTATGACCCTCATTacctcctccttttcctatctgtgtgtctttgtataaGTGTGTGCGTGGGGTTTGTGTTCGCATGTGTGCATGGTGTTTCCACATCTGGAGTCTAagctgtgggttttttttgggtcCATTCCCATGCTCTTTTAAATCTTCACTCCTCCCTGTTTCTCTagactccccctcctcctccttctcctccttctcctccttaaGCTGCTGTTTCCTGTATGAGCGAGACAGAAAGTTggccctctgtgtgtgagtgcacgTGAGCCGGCTTCCAAGCTGCGTCTGTTTTTGAGTCCAAAGTCTGGTATGTAGgttaaactgagactggattCTTGTGACCGAACTCTCATAAGCTCACTAATGATATAACAAGATGCATGTAGTGAGAGGGGAGCTAGTCACATGCAAGCGTTGCGGTGTAGCAGCTTTAACCCCAAAGTGTTGAGAGGAGAGGGATTGTAGGGTTTTGGTTAATTTTTATGCATCTTTTaaagacacgcacacacttgcACTCCAAGGTTGAGGTCACGGAAAATCTTCAAAGCAATCCCTGTTGCTTTGAGCATGTTGGACAATTCAGTTTGTTAGACACAGATGTGCTAGAAGCCTGTTGAAACCTGCAGAAACCTCAGATGACAACATGAATAATGGATGGAATGCTTAGATGAATCTGGTATAAATGTAGAGCTCTGTCAGTCCATCTCTCTCCGACTACAAGCAGCAGAGCATCCCTGACATTTAGCTGATGAACAGAGAAGCACAaggctcttttttctttttcagcggATTCAAGTGGATTGTTGCTATGGTGAGAGCATGTACAGGCTCCTGTTGTGGCAAGATCACAGAGGTGTCAATCAAAAGAGGCAAATGGAATCAAGCCCCATAATGAGATCACAGCGGTGCGTGTTGTTCAGAATGTATGATTGACACAGACTGTACAAAACAGCGGACAAAGCGACTGTAATGTCATCCAACCAACCTTCAACAAACCAGGGAAGGGAGAGACTGCCTTATGTGGTCATAAATCATGCTTTCATGGAGCTTTGATTGTTGCCATGACCATGAGCGTGCAGACATGCATCTTCATTTAAAACAGTTACATAGACAGGGTATCTGTTTTTGATCGTTATTCGTGATCCATGGAAccataaagaaaatgtatctagCGTACACATAAGCTAGACTAAGTAGCTCTATGTgagtaatataaatatttaatatagtGAGTAGTGAGTGATTTCAGACACAGCCAGTGATTTAAGAGTTTAGTCtttagtctttatgctaagctaagctaagctactgGTGTAGCTTCATATTACGTATACAGTcatgagtggtatcaatcttctcatctaattcttGGCGAATCACTTGAATTTACGGAAAATGTCAAAGTCTTCCTTTAATATTACCAGTTTAAGAATTGAGAGTTTGGAAGTTGAGAGCAGTCCTGCACACAGTGATCATAACTGGTTAAGGTGTTAAACACTTCAGAATCCCAATTTTATCCAAGTAGTAACTAGATATGAGTTTATTCAGGTTTCAGAAATCCAGAAGATGACGGTGATGTTTTACATGCAAAAAGATAACCAGGATCCTACAAAAACCCTGCAGTGACTGGGATGCTGGAGTCCATGTCAACACACTAATCACCATCAGAGCAGATATTATAAAAAATTGTCAAACtcagcacaaacaaaaacaaacaaacccactGTGGGTGTCCTACTTAAATCACATCAATTTTTCATTACAGCCAACAAATGATGGCACGTTTTCCTTCTCTATCATTTAAAAACCGATCACAGGAGCCTGAGCTCTGATAAGTGACTGGTGAATCATAACAGATTAAGCAGAGGCGTTCATACAGAAAGCTGCCTCGAGCACAAAACGGATTGCATATATACAGATTTCACAGCTCATTTTCCTCGACTCCTGCCCTTttacttccatttttttttctgtcaggtGGTTAAAATTATCTAGAGGTTTTAAGGTGATTAAAATATTTGcatgatatttattaaaaacacttaattaaatCATCCCATCTCTGCATTGCGCCTCTCAATTCAAGTCTAGTGTACTTGtatttctcctctgctgtgattctctctgtcttgtcaTCTTATTCTCAGTGCCATGCCCTTCTACGGCTGCAAGAGACATGTCAGTGATCCGAGACTAGCTCTGCAGAGCGAGATGGAAGTCAGAGGAGGAGTATaggtgagcagagagaggaaatagaAGACGAGGAAGATGTGCAGGGAGTCTGACTATTAAGAAGCAGGTAAATGGGGAAGAGAAAAGGAATGAGCTGGCGGTTGTGCGCTCTCTGAAGGCAATCTCTCCCCTGCCACGTGTTGAATGGCTCCATGCTGAGACAGAATGGAGTTAAAGGGCAATGTATTCTCGCTTcagataaaaaattaaaaagcctTTTCCATTTCCACTGCTGATAAGGGTACAGGCAGCACTACAGCAGCAAGGCTAAATCTGCAACCACTATCACATGAGAAACACATTAGAACATCTATCTGCATCTCCCCATACACACAAGAGTATGATTAATGGAGCCTATCTGACCATAACTGCATGTTTTCTGCACGTGTTTGTGTATATGCTTGTGCATCTCGATGATGCTCCATTGATTTAGCAGGCAGATCAATGCCTCTCTCCTGTGGGTGTCACTTTAGAGCCACTGTGAATCTATTCCCACAATGCACCCTGCCCCTCATTAACATagaaaacattgattttacCCACTGTAAACACCTTGCCATTGGTATGCCTACAGTGACAAAGAGCATAATGgactttactttaaaaataaatgcattgaatACTGCATTAAACCTTTCTGTAAATGAATCATACAGCAATATGACTTTCTATAGCCATCATGATCAGTTTAATCAGCTTGATCGGTTTATTGGGCACACAGAGTTTAATttaatgcaatccaatacaacaGCCCAGCAGTAAATCCTGTTCATATTGAGCTTTTCTCGAGACTGCTTAGAGAGATTTTGATTCAGCGCTATGCTCATTGTGGAGGTTGTACTTTttggtgctgttgaattgtacTGCATAGCCAAAAAGTGAAAGGTGTTTCAGCTTGAGTTTCATCAGCCTCTCTATGACAGAATTTCAACATTTATTGGATTAGCTAGA
The Anoplopoma fimbria isolate UVic2021 breed Golden Eagle Sablefish chromosome 16, Afim_UVic_2022, whole genome shotgun sequence genome window above contains:
- the LOC129104445 gene encoding follistatin-related protein 1-like, whose translation is MMLRSVAALLLLASVAASKSEELQSKSKVCANVFCGAGRECTVTEKGEPSCLCIESCKPHKRSVCGSNGKTYRNHCELHRDACLTGLKIQVAHDGHCHEKKTEQAAASPVVCYAADRNELRGRVIQWLQTEVVPDGWFVKGSNFSDILLKYFKSYDNGDSQLDSSELLKFIQQNDSVVELQSYADKESNKLLRSLCVDALIELSDENADWKLSFDEFLNCLKPGFNPPEKKCALEDETYEDGAETQVECNRCVCACGNWVCTAMTCTDKTAALETADAGAEMTEEEWNLRVAELNKHQETVEKMKASTKEAQ